A single region of the Gadus morhua chromosome 5, gadMor3.0, whole genome shotgun sequence genome encodes:
- the gabrg1 gene encoding gamma-aminobutyric acid receptor subunit gamma-1 isoform X1: protein MNNRQTDANTGLGEFKRRARQTGRFVTWWLLRGAVKPVLGVIVAKALQQSVKGRAMAPWLVLALVGLCSAFGPSKQDEEDYEDVPINKTWVLSPKVYESDVTLILNKLLLGYDNKLRPDIGVRPTVIETAVYVNSIGPVDPINMEYTIDIFFAQTWYDSRLKFNSSMKLLMLNSNMVGKIWIPDTFFRNSRKSDAHWITTPNRLLRLWSNGRVMYTLRLTINAECYLKLHNFPMDEHSCPLEFSSYGYPKNEIMYRWQRSSVEVADQRYWRLYQFAFVGLRNTTEVAHTQSGEYVIMTIFFDLSRRMGYFTIQTYIPCSMIVVLSWVSFWINKDAVPARTSLGITTVLTMTTLSTISRKSLPKVSYVTAMDLFVSVCFIFTFAALMEYGTLHYFTSNRTKKTKVSNAQHHKSTSLLNIRPGTSLLHMNHILPYHEEDDYMYECLDGKDCASFFCCFDDCRSGAWRENRMHVRVSKIDSYSRVFFPTAFGLFNLVYWVGYLYL, encoded by the exons ATGAACAACAGGCAAACCGATGCCAATACAGGTTTAGGTGAATTTAAACGGAGAGCGCGTCAGACGGGTCGTTTTGTAACGTGGTGGTTGTTGCGTGGGGCTGTGAAACCGGTACTCGGCGTGATTGTGGCCAAGGCTCTGCAGCAATCTGTCAAAGGCAGAGCAATGGCTCCCTGGCTTGTGTTGGCTCTTGTAGGACTCTG CAGTGCTTTTGGACCCAGCAAACAAGACGAGGAGGACTACGAGGACGTCCCCATCAATAAGACCTGGGTGCTCTCGCCCAAGGTCTACGAGAGCGACGTCACCTTGATATTAAATAAACTCCTCCTAGGCTACGACAACAAACTACGACCAGATATTGGAG TGCGACCAACAGTCATCGAGACGGCGGTGTACGTCAACAGCATCGGACCGGTCGACCCCATCAACATG GAATACACCATCGACATCTTCTTCGCCCAGACGTGGTACGACAGCCGCCTCAAGTTCAACAGCTCCATGAAGCTGCTGATGCTCAACAGTAACATGGTGGGCAAGATCTGGATCCCTGACACCTTCTTCCGGAACTCCAGGAAATCCGACGCCCACTGGATCACCACTCCGAACCGTCTCCTGAGGCTATGGAGCAATGGCAGAGTGATGTACACGTTGAG GTTGACTATTAATGCGGAGTGCTACCTTAAGCTGCATAACTTTCCAATGGATGAGCACTCCTGCCCACTGGAGTTTTCGAGCT ATGGCTACCCAAAGAACGAGATCATGTACCGCTGGCAGAGGAGCTCGGTGGAGGTGGCTGACCAGCGCTACTGGAGACTCTACCAGTTTGCCTTCGTAGGGCTGAGGAACACGACTGAGGTGGCACACACTCAGTCAG GGGAATACGTCATCATGACCATCTTCTTCGACCTGAGTCGGAGGATGGGATACTTCACTATCCAGACGTACATACCATGCAGTATGATTGTTGTCTTGTCTTGGGTGTCCTTCTGGATTAACAAAGATGCAGTACCAGCCCGCACATCTCTgg GTATTACCACGGTGCTCACCATGACGACCCTCAGCACTATCTCCAGGAAGTCCCTGCCCAAGGTGTCGTATGTGACGGCCATGGACCTGTTCGTCTCCGTCTGCTTCATCTTCACCTTCGCGGCCCTCATGGAGTACGGCACGCTGCACTACTTCACCAGCAACCGCACCAAGAAGACCAAGGTCAGCAACGCACAG CACCACAAGTCCACCAGCCTGCTGAACATCCGGCCAGGGACGTCCCTGCTGCACATGAACCACATCCTGCCGTACCACGAGGAGGACGACTACATGTACGAGTGTCTGGACGGTAAAGATTGCGCCAGCTTTTTCTGCTGCTTTGACGACTGCCGTTCCGGGGCCTGGCGGGAAAACAGAATGCATGTGCGGGTTTCCAAGATCGACTCGTATTCAAGAGTATTTTTTCCCACAGCCTTCGGTCTTTTCAACCTGGTGTACTGGGTAGGATATCTGTATCTGTAA
- the gabrg1 gene encoding gamma-aminobutyric acid receptor subunit gamma-1 isoform X2, whose product MNNRQTDANTGLGEFKRRARQTGRFVTWWLLRGAVKPVLGVIVAKALQQSVKGRAMAPWLVLALVGLCAFGPSKQDEEDYEDVPINKTWVLSPKVYESDVTLILNKLLLGYDNKLRPDIGVRPTVIETAVYVNSIGPVDPINMEYTIDIFFAQTWYDSRLKFNSSMKLLMLNSNMVGKIWIPDTFFRNSRKSDAHWITTPNRLLRLWSNGRVMYTLRLTINAECYLKLHNFPMDEHSCPLEFSSYGYPKNEIMYRWQRSSVEVADQRYWRLYQFAFVGLRNTTEVAHTQSGEYVIMTIFFDLSRRMGYFTIQTYIPCSMIVVLSWVSFWINKDAVPARTSLGITTVLTMTTLSTISRKSLPKVSYVTAMDLFVSVCFIFTFAALMEYGTLHYFTSNRTKKTKVSNAQHHKSTSLLNIRPGTSLLHMNHILPYHEEDDYMYECLDGKDCASFFCCFDDCRSGAWRENRMHVRVSKIDSYSRVFFPTAFGLFNLVYWVGYLYL is encoded by the exons ATGAACAACAGGCAAACCGATGCCAATACAGGTTTAGGTGAATTTAAACGGAGAGCGCGTCAGACGGGTCGTTTTGTAACGTGGTGGTTGTTGCGTGGGGCTGTGAAACCGGTACTCGGCGTGATTGTGGCCAAGGCTCTGCAGCAATCTGTCAAAGGCAGAGCAATGGCTCCCTGGCTTGTGTTGGCTCTTGTAGGACTCTG TGCTTTTGGACCCAGCAAACAAGACGAGGAGGACTACGAGGACGTCCCCATCAATAAGACCTGGGTGCTCTCGCCCAAGGTCTACGAGAGCGACGTCACCTTGATATTAAATAAACTCCTCCTAGGCTACGACAACAAACTACGACCAGATATTGGAG TGCGACCAACAGTCATCGAGACGGCGGTGTACGTCAACAGCATCGGACCGGTCGACCCCATCAACATG GAATACACCATCGACATCTTCTTCGCCCAGACGTGGTACGACAGCCGCCTCAAGTTCAACAGCTCCATGAAGCTGCTGATGCTCAACAGTAACATGGTGGGCAAGATCTGGATCCCTGACACCTTCTTCCGGAACTCCAGGAAATCCGACGCCCACTGGATCACCACTCCGAACCGTCTCCTGAGGCTATGGAGCAATGGCAGAGTGATGTACACGTTGAG GTTGACTATTAATGCGGAGTGCTACCTTAAGCTGCATAACTTTCCAATGGATGAGCACTCCTGCCCACTGGAGTTTTCGAGCT ATGGCTACCCAAAGAACGAGATCATGTACCGCTGGCAGAGGAGCTCGGTGGAGGTGGCTGACCAGCGCTACTGGAGACTCTACCAGTTTGCCTTCGTAGGGCTGAGGAACACGACTGAGGTGGCACACACTCAGTCAG GGGAATACGTCATCATGACCATCTTCTTCGACCTGAGTCGGAGGATGGGATACTTCACTATCCAGACGTACATACCATGCAGTATGATTGTTGTCTTGTCTTGGGTGTCCTTCTGGATTAACAAAGATGCAGTACCAGCCCGCACATCTCTgg GTATTACCACGGTGCTCACCATGACGACCCTCAGCACTATCTCCAGGAAGTCCCTGCCCAAGGTGTCGTATGTGACGGCCATGGACCTGTTCGTCTCCGTCTGCTTCATCTTCACCTTCGCGGCCCTCATGGAGTACGGCACGCTGCACTACTTCACCAGCAACCGCACCAAGAAGACCAAGGTCAGCAACGCACAG CACCACAAGTCCACCAGCCTGCTGAACATCCGGCCAGGGACGTCCCTGCTGCACATGAACCACATCCTGCCGTACCACGAGGAGGACGACTACATGTACGAGTGTCTGGACGGTAAAGATTGCGCCAGCTTTTTCTGCTGCTTTGACGACTGCCGTTCCGGGGCCTGGCGGGAAAACAGAATGCATGTGCGGGTTTCCAAGATCGACTCGTATTCAAGAGTATTTTTTCCCACAGCCTTCGGTCTTTTCAACCTGGTGTACTGGGTAGGATATCTGTATCTGTAA
- the gabrg1 gene encoding gamma-aminobutyric acid receptor subunit gamma-1 isoform X3, with translation MNNRQTDANTGLGEFKRRARQTGRFVTWWLLRGAVKPVLGVIVAKALQQSVKGRAMAPWLVLALVGLCSAFGPSKQDEEDYEDVPINKTWVLSPKVYESDVTLILNKLLLGYDNKLRPDIGVRPTVIETAVYVNSIGPVDPINMEYTIDIFFAQTWYDSRLKFNSSMKLLMLNSNMVGKIWIPDTFFRNSRKSDAHWITTPNRLLRLWSNGRVMYTLRLTINAECYLKLHNFPMDEHSCPLEFSSYGYPKNEIMYRWQRSSVEVADQRYWRLYQFAFVGLRNTTEVAHTQSGEYVIMTIFFDLSRRMGYFTIQTYIPCSMIVVLSWVSFWINKDAVPARTSLGITTVLTMTTLSTISRKSLPKVSYVTAMDLFVSVCFIFTFAALMEYGTLHYFTSNRTKKTKHHKSTSLLNIRPGTSLLHMNHILPYHEEDDYMYECLDGKDCASFFCCFDDCRSGAWRENRMHVRVSKIDSYSRVFFPTAFGLFNLVYWVGYLYL, from the exons ATGAACAACAGGCAAACCGATGCCAATACAGGTTTAGGTGAATTTAAACGGAGAGCGCGTCAGACGGGTCGTTTTGTAACGTGGTGGTTGTTGCGTGGGGCTGTGAAACCGGTACTCGGCGTGATTGTGGCCAAGGCTCTGCAGCAATCTGTCAAAGGCAGAGCAATGGCTCCCTGGCTTGTGTTGGCTCTTGTAGGACTCTG CAGTGCTTTTGGACCCAGCAAACAAGACGAGGAGGACTACGAGGACGTCCCCATCAATAAGACCTGGGTGCTCTCGCCCAAGGTCTACGAGAGCGACGTCACCTTGATATTAAATAAACTCCTCCTAGGCTACGACAACAAACTACGACCAGATATTGGAG TGCGACCAACAGTCATCGAGACGGCGGTGTACGTCAACAGCATCGGACCGGTCGACCCCATCAACATG GAATACACCATCGACATCTTCTTCGCCCAGACGTGGTACGACAGCCGCCTCAAGTTCAACAGCTCCATGAAGCTGCTGATGCTCAACAGTAACATGGTGGGCAAGATCTGGATCCCTGACACCTTCTTCCGGAACTCCAGGAAATCCGACGCCCACTGGATCACCACTCCGAACCGTCTCCTGAGGCTATGGAGCAATGGCAGAGTGATGTACACGTTGAG GTTGACTATTAATGCGGAGTGCTACCTTAAGCTGCATAACTTTCCAATGGATGAGCACTCCTGCCCACTGGAGTTTTCGAGCT ATGGCTACCCAAAGAACGAGATCATGTACCGCTGGCAGAGGAGCTCGGTGGAGGTGGCTGACCAGCGCTACTGGAGACTCTACCAGTTTGCCTTCGTAGGGCTGAGGAACACGACTGAGGTGGCACACACTCAGTCAG GGGAATACGTCATCATGACCATCTTCTTCGACCTGAGTCGGAGGATGGGATACTTCACTATCCAGACGTACATACCATGCAGTATGATTGTTGTCTTGTCTTGGGTGTCCTTCTGGATTAACAAAGATGCAGTACCAGCCCGCACATCTCTgg GTATTACCACGGTGCTCACCATGACGACCCTCAGCACTATCTCCAGGAAGTCCCTGCCCAAGGTGTCGTATGTGACGGCCATGGACCTGTTCGTCTCCGTCTGCTTCATCTTCACCTTCGCGGCCCTCATGGAGTACGGCACGCTGCACTACTTCACCAGCAACCGCACCAAGAAGACCAAG CACCACAAGTCCACCAGCCTGCTGAACATCCGGCCAGGGACGTCCCTGCTGCACATGAACCACATCCTGCCGTACCACGAGGAGGACGACTACATGTACGAGTGTCTGGACGGTAAAGATTGCGCCAGCTTTTTCTGCTGCTTTGACGACTGCCGTTCCGGGGCCTGGCGGGAAAACAGAATGCATGTGCGGGTTTCCAAGATCGACTCGTATTCAAGAGTATTTTTTCCCACAGCCTTCGGTCTTTTCAACCTGGTGTACTGGGTAGGATATCTGTATCTGTAA